cttttcatagTCATAGGATGCCTAAATTTGATCACGGGATAAATCATGGATTCTGAAGATAGTAACAAAGGCTTTTGTATCTAATCAGATATATCTAAAATCTATATTTTGTACAATTGCTCTACTCATCAGTAACTAATGAAATATATTACTTAAATTCTTATCATCTATTATTAAGTGTTTTGTTTCAGATTATCAAGCCTTGCATACCTTCTAGGGTTACATCCTAGGAGGTATGGTTGTGCCATGTGCAAAGTCCAGGTGATCCCAGATTCCAACCTTTGGTCATTTCTTTGTACAGAACACATCAACCAATActttgtgattattgaagatggtTCGCACCACAAGAAGTCCATATAATGTTAGAATGGGACAGACTCCCGTGGGACTCAGATCCACCAAGCCAGCAATAGGGCCAGCCAATGCCCTAAGTACGACGCAAGTATACGTCAACATAATTTCCAAGCTTTCTCATGATATGGTTCATTAAACCAAGATTGGTAGGTGTAAAATGCACATTTCATATGAATTTGTATAATTTAGGTATTGGGGATTTCATGTCCTAGGAGGCTGAGTCTGTATCATTTCTTTTGCTCTTGCATGTGTAGAAATTATAGATACGGCCAGGTATAAACTGAGGCTCAAACAAGTGCTTAAAGTTTTAGAAGTTGATGAAATAACTGGAATGATTGAGGAAGTCGATGATCAATGACATAGATTATAGTTTATTCAAACAGATATGTTGGTATTGTTTGCTTATTGAAATAGAATAGTATAAATAATTCAGTCCAACTTTTACATCAAGAAATTTGTATGCAGTTTCTAGTTGTTGTTGTCCATCCAGAATTGGGCTTGGAGCCAATCTACAGTCTTCTTGTCCAATTGGAAGGCCTTGGCAAGAACATAATCAGAGATTGGTGGCTTCGCTCCAAAGACTGCATTGGCTATGGTGATGACGCCAGGGTTCTGGCTGCTGAGACCGGCAATAGCAACAGCATTTGTCTTCCCATAGTTGAATTGGAAATGGATGAGACCTTGAGGAAATACGAACACATCACCCTTGTTAAGGACCTTCGTGAAAAGTTTGTTGGGGTTAGATGTGACAAAGCCGACGTAGAGCGTGCCTTCTAACACTACAAGGATCTCAGTTCCCCTTGGGTGGATGTGAGGAGGGTTGAGACCATAGGGTGCAAAGTCTAGGCGAGCTAGCGAGATGCCAAGGGTGTTGAGCCCAGGAATTTGGTTCACATTGACTTGAGTCACATTAGACCCCAATTTGTTTCCTGTGTCACCGGGCTTGTCAAGGCCAGAGAAGAAGAAATCTTCGGGTTTGGCCATCTTCGGGTCCTTGCAGACAAACCCATTCACGAACACTGCATCAACAATTGCAAGAAAGGTAAGTATAAATGAAGAAATGATAAAAACTACACAGCATGCAAGCTAATTACATGTGCAATAACTAATTATAAGATAGCTGTTGAAGAGGAGTACCATCTGATTTACGATCAGCAACACAGAAGTCTTGGAGTTGACTGGGATCAGAAGCAATGGCGTGAGATGAAGCCAGAGCAAGGAGGGCAAGGAAGAGAAAATGGGCAGCCATCTGCTCTCCCTTAATTTCTAGCTAGCAGAGGAATAGACAGGGATATGGAGATAGGTAGTGTGGCCAAATAGCTTGGAGGAATTGGATATATATAGAGGGAGATGTACGTGCCTGTTCAGCGGCTTGAATCAGTCATGCAATTACTTTTTCACTAAAAGAGAAAGAGTATTCCCATGTTAGGTGATGGATTTCTAATGTTTCCCATGTGTTTGTTCTTGTCCAACTTTCATTTAGACAAAGTCGTGGCGTCTCGGCGATAATATGTGTGGATGGAAGACTGTGACAAAGTAGTTTAGAGACAAAAGAAAACGCGATATTGTTATATCAATCCGTCCACCCATTGGTTAAGGTTTGTGTCGTTCTTTTACAATATTTTCTTATATCAATCAATGGGGATCTTGGTGCAACCAATACCGAGTCGTTAGAGAACTGCAGTCCATGGGCAGGTATGTATATTATATTCAACTAAGATTTTGATCTGGTCGCAATAAGCAATCATCAACAGACCTATTAGCTCACGCCGCTGTGATTTACCAGAGAGAATGACGTGCTACGTACAGAAGCACTTATGGTTTCCAAGGCAGCAGTTGAAGCCACCAAACTGGCTGAAATAGCTAATAATGACGCCCAGCTATTGACAGGATTTGCTTTTTCTAGGACGTATTAAACCAAACTATTTTTCAGTTATGTATTCATATAATAATATTAGCATCTCAAAGCTTCTTTCAGGCCTGTTTTATCATAGCCAATTAAGCAATTTTCCTGGGAGAATTTAATTAGGCCTTGTTGGGGAAGTGGTGGTGGAAAATGTTAAGTAATATAGGGATCTTCTGTGGGTTAAGATCATTCActttttctttatcgattaaaaaAAGCCTTTAACATTGTAAGGGCCTGGTCCATTGATCGACAGGCCCAATAGTTTTGTTTCCCTTGCACAAATTTTAAAGCatctagaaaaaatgagaaaatgtTGCATGTGCTATGCATGTGAGAGGGAAGGAAGACTTTTGATGGGAGTCTTCCTTGTCCGATTTCGACTAAGAAAATATCCCTAAGGCATGCCAAAACCTCGAGAGTCTTTCTCTTGTCTGATTCTGATTGAGAAAATGATCCTAGAGTATGCCTAAACCCTAGGCTCCTTGGTCTATAAAGGGGATCTCTTCTCCCTCGTAACCACCTCATTGCAAACCCGATCCATTACTGGCAAGCAAACTTTTGAGTTTTGTTCTTGATCTTCTAAGAGAGATCCTTGGGTTTTTTTGACGAACCGATTGCGAGATCTCATCAGATCCAACATAATGTATAgatcttgtttttctttttcttttggtctATAGGGGGTTGTTGCTCAAAATTTAGCTTGTGAAGTACTAGTGCCAGATTAGTGTTGGAACAAggcatcccctatttttttttccttctgttGCATTGGTGATCGTCGTCAGACTTGGCCGTGATGGGATCACTGTAAGTGGTTGCCACAACCCCCACTATTGAGGGATTGTTGCTATGGCCACTATTGAAGGTTCCAATCTTGATTTGTGGAGAAGAGAGAGATGAAATCTCTCCTGTCTTAATAGAGAAGagagttttctttctttttggtgcCTTCTCTCCTAACCTcttgttctttcttcttccttctctctcctctcctttcCTTTCTCTCTCATTGATTCAAGGGGGTTAAGTGGAAGGATTCAAGGTATTTAGTAATGGATCTGTAGGAATTCAATATAAGTTTTGCAAGGACCCGATCTTTCAAACAGATCttaaaacaaaaaaatagaaagagtcCCAATTGGACTTTGTTTCTCCCTTCGAGTACATCGTGAAAAGGGACTCCTAGGGCTTGTTGGATTCTGGTGAAAGCCCAGGAATCAGCCTCACAACTAGACAAAGGTGATTTACTATGGAAAAAAATTCCCTCccaattttgatagattttttgacaaaaaatattaactatgaaaattttttagggaaaaaatttttcttgtaaaaTTCCTTGCAAAAGTAATTTCCAAAGATTTTTTCGAGGGATTTTTTCCTCATAAATGAGTTctcagagaaaaatttttgataaaaaatattctctGCAAAAATACCTCAGAAATTACTTTTGTGAGGGATTTTTCTCTCATAAATAAGttcttagtgaaaaaattttgatgactaaagTTTTCTCAAAATGTTTCTCACAAAAATAGTTTTCGAGGGATCGATTCTTCTCTTAGAAAAGAATCCTTCGGATAAGAATTTTGATTAAATGAGTCCCTCAGAAAAACCCTTGAAAAATTAGTTTCGGAGGGATTTTCCAAGGGATATTCTGAGagattttgaataaattattttgttATATTCTTTTCTGGGAGATTTTTCTAGAGATTCTAAATAaatgattttttatattattttttgggGACTTTTTGAtggatatataaaaattatttatttaaatggtTTTCCAAGGGATTTTTTGAGGGAACaccaataatttatttatttaaatggtTTTTCAAGGGCTTTTCCAaggaatttcaaaaaaattatctattttaatGGTTTTTTGAGGGATTTTATTCAGGGATTGCCAATAAATTAATTATCTAGTATATTCTTAACTCTTAACTATCTAGTATAttcttaatattaattaactCTTATATATCTTGATTATATATGCATAATtaaatattatcgaatatatatatataagtggggAACAAGTAGGGTCGATCAGGCTGGTtcgagttttgatttttgatgctTTTGTTGTCTCTGATTCAGATGGATTTGGATCGAGTCAGGTTGGATTcggataaatttttatgtaattatttctatttgatttattgattattttatacTATTTATTATTACTTTATATACTAAAATGAATCAgttttttattattcataatcAGTTTCTTAGTTATTTTACAATTACATATTGAAAGTTATATATTAaagttgaatttttatttttacaaacataaaagcaTGTCAAGCAATAAGAGTACACTTGATAAACATAAAAGACCATTTTGACAAGACTACCACTTTTGGTAACTTTTTATTTAGTCAATGCATTAAAATTGAATTTTGACTATTTCATTgcattaaaaatcataaaaaactgCCATAAATATTATCTTATCCTATGCCCTAAGGGCACATATTAGAAAAAtccatatatgcacacacacataaGAGTTACTTAATCGAAATGTATAAGAGTTAATTTTGATATAGTAATTAATATACATTCATAATCAATAGTTAGTTATAATTAATTAAGAGTTAATTCATAATCAATAGTTAGTTATAATGAATAAAGAGTTAATTATATTGTTAATTGAGAGTTAGAGTAATATTAGTATAATTTATagttgatattaaaaatattaaaatatgggGTGAAATTTAAACATGAAAGTTATGTTGTTTTAGTGGTAATAGCTTAACTCTCCATGAGGTACTTGTTTCAATTCTCCAAGAGTGCAATATCTTAAGGTTTTTACCCTTCtttatttgagataaaatttatagGCTGGAAAAAAAAGTGTGTGGGTTATATAGTAAATGTTGAATCCAAGTTACATACAAGGTGCTCCCGGTATAGTGGTTTGAACTCCCTTCCCCCATGTGAGAGGTTGGGGGTAGGGGTGGCAATATTTTTAGATCCAATGGGTATTTGATTCGATCTGATCCGATTAAAAGATGGGGTGGgtatgaattttagaaaaaatattagaaatggATTTAGGTCGGATATGGATAATGATATGTCCCACTCCGAACTTGCCCTGATATAGTCTTTATGTAAATTAAAACTCcctctttatctctctctctctattacaTCAAACCTGCCCCCACCCTccacaccccctctctctctcatttacatcaaaaaaaaaaaagaagcccaTGCCGCCCCTGCCCTCTCTCTCACTCTCGCTCTCGCTCGACGGTCGCCACCCCCACCCCCTGGCCcctgctctccctctctctcgctcGACGGTCGGCAGGTCTTCACTCCCCCTCCACCCCCTtaatctctctctcgctctcgctCAATGGGTCCTCACTCCCCTCCACCCTTAGCGGCAGCCCAGCGGGTCCCCACCCCTAGCGATGGTGGCGGCCCAGTGTTGAAACCCTAGCCATTGTCTAAGCATCCCTATTCGGTTGttccaagcctcccacctgatTGAGACTCCTGAGTATAGAAAAATCAGAGGAAAAATGGGAGAAATCAtaggaaaaatcaacaaaaaacaaaggaaagacaaaaaaataaacatataagAGCTTTTCCCCCatcgattgatcatttttttccttttcatttctttttattttcatttcattctcttttttcaaGATTTGTGAGGAACGCCATGGCGCCACCACATAGGTCCCATAGTGCCACCACACCAGAGCCAGCCAACACCACCTAGGTACCTCTCTCTCTTCACgacctctctatctctctttatGCTTCTGTATtgttctatctctctctctctctttcctctcttgagACCTCTCTCTATGTGCTTCTCACATTTCTAACTCTGTTGATTTGTCCCTCAAGATCTCTATTCTTTAAAGACCCCGATAAGTTAGAAGCAGTCATACCACTTAACATGGATGAGAATTCACTAGTATCATTTTATATAACATATCCATGAATGAAATAGTTTCAGAATGAAACAACAATCAGAACTAGTATtataaaaaaagggaaaaacatTATACTGGCCCCATAAATGTGTTATTTTGATGGTCTTAGTGATGGTGCAAATGTGTTATTTTCTCTCATGGTGTTTGTGATCAATGAGGGATGGTTTTAGCTGGAGAGTTTACTATTGAGATCCTCCAGATGAAGGAAGAAACATTTGTATAAACAAATTCATCATGGGATTTCAGGCTTTTGATATGATTGCTGTTTAGGGGTTTCAAAAAATACTACTTTTGGTCATTTCAGGCTTATAtctcttacacacacacacacacacacacacacacacacacatacatacatacctacatacatacatacatacatacatacatatatatatatatatatatgtatatatgtatatatatatatatatatgtatgtatgtatgtatgtatgtatatatatatgtgtatatatatatatacatatatatacatatatatatatgtatacatatacgtatacgtatatgtatatgtatacatatacatatacatatacatacacacacacacacacacacacacacacacacatagatatatacatacatacatacatacatacatacatacatacatacatacatacatacatatatatatatatatacatacatatatatatatatatatatatatatatatatatatatatatatgtatatatatatatatatgtatatatatatatatatgtatatatatatatatatgtatatatatatatacatacatatatatatatatatatatatatatatatatatatgtatgtatgtatgtatgtatgtatgtatacacacacacacacacagatatatatatatatatatatatatatatatatatatatatatatatacatatatatatatacacacacatatatatatatatacatatgtatatatacacacatatatatatacatacatacatatatatacatatatatatacatatacatacatacatacatacatacatacatatatatatatatatacacatgtatatatacacacatatatatatacatacatacatatatatacatatatatatacatatacatacatacatacatacatacatacatatatatatctatgtatgtatgtatgtatgtatgtatgcatatatatatatatatatatatatatatatatatatatatatatatatatatacacatacacacacatacatatatatatctatgtatgtatgtatgtatgtatgcatatatatatatatatatatatatatatatatatatatatgtatgtatatgtatgcatgtatgtatgtgtgtgtgtatatatatatatatatatgtatgtatgtatgtatgtatctatctatctatctatctatctatctatatatatatatatatatatatatatatatatatatatatatatatatacatatatatatacatatatacatacatatatatatatatatatatatatatatatatatatatgtatatatatatatatatatatatatatatatatgtatgtatgtatgtgtgtacacacacacacacacacacagatatatatatatatatatatatatatatatatatatatatatatatatatatatatatatatatatatatatatatatatatatatatatatatatatgcatacatacatacatacatagatagatatatatgtatatatatatatatatatatatatatatatatatatatatatatatatatatatatatatgtatgtatgtatgtatgtgtgtgtgtgtgtgtgtgtgtatatgtgtatatatatatatatatatacacatatatatacatacatatatatatacatatatacatatatatatatacatatatacatatatacatatatatgtgtgtgtgtgtgtgtgtgtggaatgAAGAAGGAGAATGGGCTTTGGGGGAAGGAATTGTGCCTTCCCATTGGTTGCTATGGATTTGGTTGATTGCTTGTTGTGAAGTAAGAGGGTGTCAAGATAATTGCTTGTTTTTTTATTGCATTAGAAAATGATGAAATTGTTTGTTGTTGATTCACTTGGATATGTACATAAGTGCTATTTATAGTTTTTAAtcacttaattaaatttgataagaAATAAGGATCTGCTTTAGGTTATAATTAAGATTGTTACTTATTTTTTTAGTATAGGTAAATccaattatattttattgttaaTATGACAAAATTGTTTAACTGTTCATGTGTTGATATGTTATTGCTATGGTATCTATTGTTTCATGGTGAATTGTTCAATGTCATGGGGATAGGGGTAAATGTCGTTGGTTTAATTTTTGACTTAATGAAATTTCTTTATGAAACTTATATGTTCATGGTATGTTACCAATTTTGAATAGTGTGTATGTATTATATTTTTGGCAGAATATGGATATTCATTATTATCATTGTTGGATGTATTATAGACTTTTACTGGATCGAAAGGGTTATATAGATGAGTTTCTAATAGGGGTGGAATGGTTTATTCACTTTGCATGCCGACAACCTATATTTTTgagtgagaaaaaaattagatgtccTTGTTTCAAGTGAAAAAACATAAAGTATTTGATTGTAGAGGAAGTGAAGGTAcatctttataaaaaaaatttctaacgtgACTACTAGTATTCGATAGAATGTGGAGAATATGAACCAACTGTGAATTATGGTGGTGATCAAACACAGTTTGATTATTTAAGTACTGCTCAGTTTAGTGCTCCGAGTTGTAGTCAATTGGGCAATAATGAGCAAACTAGTAGAAACGAAGCCATGGTTTTTGATGCTTTTGGGCAAAATTTTGGAGATATTTATAATAGCAATGTGGATGCTCATCAAAATAGGGATGCTCCAAATTATGTGGAGGAGCCTCTAAATAGAGAGGCTGAAAGGTTTTATAAGATGCTGCACACAGCACAATAATCGTTATGGCCAGGTTGTACTAATCACTCAAAGTTATCAGTTGCGGTTAAAATGATAAGCATCAAGTTTGATAACAATGTGTCTCaacattattttaatcaatttgtgGGGCTTATGAGAGAGATAAGCCCTCGCGGTAACCTAATACCTTCCAGCTTCTATAAGACAACGAAATTAGTTTCGAAGCTTAGCCTATCTACTAAAAAAATAGACTGTTGCTTCAATAGGTGTATATTGTATTACAAGGATGATGAGTCTTTAACTGATTGTAAGTTTTGTGGTCATCCTCAATACAAACCAAGTATGATGGAAAGTGGGAATGATGGACAAGTACCTTACAAGAGGATGTGTTATTTGTCACTCATTCCTAGACTTAAGAGATTTTATGCCTTGAACAGGTCGGCTGGAcacatgagatggcattatgagaatAGACGAGAACAGGATGTTTTCTGCCACCCATCAGATGGAGAAGCATGAAAACATTTTGATCATACATATCCTGAGTTTGCATCAGAGCCAATAAATGTTAGACTTGGGTTATATGCTGATAGCTTTACTTCATACAGTCTATCTACTTCACCGTATTCTTGTTGGCCATTATTTGTTATGCCTTACAATCTGCCTCCTGATATGTGTATGACCGCTCCATATATGTTTTTAAACTTGCTCATTCCCAGATTGCATAATCCAAAGATCATAATAAATGTGTATTTGCACCCACTGATAGATGTATTAAAAGTTCTGTGGAATGAGGGTGTAGTTACTTATGACATTTCATAGAAGCAAAATTTTCTTATGAGTGCACCATGAGGGATTATTTGAGGAGGTTGATGCATATCTTGAAGGCACCATTgttgatgaagaaaaagaagatgaagaggaagttaaagaagaagaggaagaagaggaagaggaagaatatTTCACTGATGAAGATCATTCAGAAAGTAATGAAACATATGAAGATGACAATAAGAATGATGATGAgtaattatgatataatatttatgCTTCTAGATAAGTTTTTAACTCTTTTTTGTCAATAGGTGATaacttatttatatatatgtttatttaatattgttgatatttattttatatatatgttaTTATAACCTTTACTTGTTATTTGTTTTATATGTAGGTTGTTGTAATCAATACTTAatatttgttttgttttatatttacATTGTTGTGCATCTATAGGTGTCACCTTCAGACCGAGTTGGGAAGGGGAAAGAAAAGTCATCTACTTCTTGATCAAAGAAGACTCGTGCAACCACTACAACCACCATAGACTTACCATTATCCTCAACCACCATAGTCCCCCAGATGCTTCACTCACCACCTTTTGCTACCGTCACACTATCTTCCTGTCTCATTACACCACCCTCTTCAGCTATGCAGCCTTCTTTTCCTCCTATTCCACCACATCTCCCTACTATAACCTCAAGGGCTTTTACTACTCAACTACGATATTCTGATTCCATTCCACCTTTCATTCCCATCACTTTCACTAACCCACCATCTTCCTCTACTATGCCACCATCATTTTCTACATATCCATCACTTTATTTTCAATACCCAAATACCATATCACACACACCTAGCCCTATTTTCAGCCCTTCCTCTTCCCACACTGTGGTCCCACCTGGGCAGTCACCACCGATCCAACCTATGCACGCTTCTACCACTACAACTTCTAGCTAGGAGGGCTTGCACACATAGACATCAGAGAGGGGATCATTAATTCCAAGTCGTTATGGGTAAAACTATATGACATTTAGTTCATTGCACTATTTTATTCAGTTGAAATAAATATACGTGATTGTTTAACTGCTATTAATCTATACAGCTTCAATGATGGCCAAATGGTGACAGGTGCTTTGGTTAAAATCCTTAAGAGCAAGTACGATGGTCTTTACTCTTCATGGAAGAAGATTCTAAAGAGGACACGAGACATGGTTTCATGAGTTTGaggcaaaaatatttttaagtttatTAGGTTCTTTTGTTTGCTTTCATTTGATTTAAAGTATCTATATATTTTAttgatactaaattttttttatctttttatagaaaaaatttcAATGGGATCCAGAGGATGAGCAGCATATTCAGAGGAATTGGGATTGTCAAGGTTCAAATCATCTTACTGACATTTTTAATGACGCTTATGAAAATCATGACTGCAAGCTAGATTGGATTGGGGAGGATGTCTAGCAGGAGCTATAAAAATATTGGGATAGTGATGAGTTGAAGGCCAAAAgtcagaagaataagaagaatcaCACGTCTGATTGTGGTAGATTGGGCCTTGCATTTCATACTGATGGTTCCATCAACATTAACAACCATGCGATAAGATTGGTATTGATTTATTCtttgtgatatatattttttatttattgttaATGCATAtatgtgttgaaaaatatgttccaaagtcaatcgtcaacctgttgatgattgtgctcatacttgtaaatatatatgaatttttattaataaaagttatttgatttttttattataatttgtccatcttatttgaacttgtatattatgatgaagtccttaggactataattactcgataaaggaggatttgtcgtttagtccgtAAAAGTGTTCGCGActgaatgatatgctgttaataggacgatagcaatatcgagtatagattgttgtgtgccatatgacttagttatcctcttaaccaaagagtgtagagacattgttatgacatgcagatgaaatgtaggagtacattcacatcgaatgtgataatttgtcgagcactctgctgtcaagagtagctcatgaagggtatgggtataagtgttccttcaacctgagatcaccacgatgacttgtaagcaactcactgtactttaatatcagaccatttgaatttttaattcaatgatagaaggatactgggtgcagtcaagtacttatcaagtcggtgtgtgagtcaagatggaattgacccctctaaattagtaagaaatatgcatcagtgtatttcaatttagtaaaatcttgatcagaataatctatgtgatagatttgaaaggttgaaatacaatgtgatcgactatattagggttgacagtcaaatcctaggtcatcttgagcattaggatcaaagggatgaattatacggtaaccatatgccagtaggttctagaatattgctttgcaatctttcgacctatccggatgtcgtgtcccattgctagatggttacatcgattggtataaaaaattattcttatactaccgacttaaatttgaacctatgaggtcatatatattagaagattcggacagatctgatggctgaagagtccaactagattgtgactctggtgaggagtcccactgggactgggactctagaggaaagtcccactggactgagactctattattaataaaaaattaattaataattaaattattaattaacttaatttgattgagtaaagaactttggatcaagtttaattaaattagattcagttcgacttagattgggtttgatatgatcaaatttgattgtaagaaaaatttgatactaatttgatcaaaaattggactcagctaattcctaattggatcaaaaatttattgagataattgagctcctaattagattaggttcatttctaatattgggttcaaatcaagtttgattttgtttagaattaatttgaaaatgaagagtctcagtcggtagggactctatctctttatccttgcgcCACACCAAGACCCATATCctaatct
The sequence above is a segment of the Elaeis guineensis isolate ETL-2024a chromosome 7, EG11, whole genome shotgun sequence genome. Coding sequences within it:
- the LOC140859188 gene encoding putative germin-like protein 2-1, encoding MAAHFLFLALLALASSHAIASDPSQLQDFCVADRKSDVFVNGFVCKDPKMAKPEDFFFSGLDKPGDTGNKLGSNVTQVNVNQIPGLNTLGISLARLDFAPYGLNPPHIHPRGTEILVVLEGTLYVGFVTSNPNKLFTKVLNKGDVFVFPQGLIHFQFNYGKTNAVAIAGLSSQNPGVITIANAVFGAKPPISDYVLAKAFQLDKKTVDWLQAQFWMDNNN